In the genome of Notamacropus eugenii isolate mMacEug1 chromosome 5, mMacEug1.pri_v2, whole genome shotgun sequence, one region contains:
- the LOC140507713 gene encoding uncharacterized protein, protein MLDYNQIGNAHEPRTTDKLLSGAALGPAEEPLSGQRPRGPRLAPVVPTAWVPASPPTRTAGIRAGKKRPYSPQCPGGVVGRGRRRRRSGFQRGLSPASAALSRKAKKARGPGPGANVRPAALPETGAPGPLPAEADVALTSSRPLLPGVEWEAAAPTATQGAGAGAGRMCKWTGLPSQKVSGPETQGVGVKKKPPGNRPNWVKGSPGGEQKQEPRPLWRIGPEFHPSDVDGKNT, encoded by the exons ATGCTTGACTATAATCAG ATTGGAAATGCCCACGAACCTCGCACCACGGACAAGCTCCTGTCTGGGGCAGCCCTTGGGCCCGCAGAGGAGCCCCTCTCCGGGCAGCGGCCCCGCGGCCCTCGCCTTGCCCCCGTGGTCCCTACGGCCTGGGTACCCGCCTCCCCTCCCACCCGGACCGCTGGGATCCGGGCAGGAAAAAAAAGGCCGTACTCACCGCAGTGCCCGGGGGGCGTGGTtggcagagggagaagaaggcGCAGGTCCGGCTTCCAGCGCGGCCTCTCACCAGCCTCGGCCGCTCTCTCCCGGAAAGCGAAGAAGGCTAGAGGCCCGGGGCCAGGGGCGAACGTTAGACCCGCAGCCCTCCCGGAGACAGGCGCCCCCGGCCCTCTCCCGGCCGAGGCTGACGTCGCGCTGACGTCATCACGCCCCCTCCTGCCTGGAGTAGAATGGGAAGCAGCTGCGCCAACCGCCACCCAGGGGGCGGGAGCGGGGGCGGGGAGGATGTGTAAGTGGACCGGGCTGCCGAGCCAGAAAGTCAGCGGGCCTGAAACGCAGGGAGTGGGAGTGAAAAAGAAGCCGCCGGGCAATCGACCGAACTGGGTCAAAGGCTCCCCGGGAGG TGAGCAAAAACAAGAACCTCGACCTCTGTGGAGAATTGGCCCGGAGTTTCATCCGTCAGATGTAGATGGCAAAAACACCTAA
- the LOC140505364 gene encoding LOW QUALITY PROTEIN: baculoviral IAP repeat-containing protein 3-like (The sequence of the model RefSeq protein was modified relative to this genomic sequence to represent the inferred CDS: inserted 1 base in 1 codon): protein MHKTTSPDKDLSHXCPLNLMNVIEDSNLYELKYDFSCELYRISTYSNFPANVPVSERSLARAGFYYTGVNDKVKCFCCGLMLDNWKQGDSAIDKHKQLYPSCDFIQNLNAVNNLGSPQSIFSSSGMNRITGSLSLSLEQSGYFSGSYSSFPPEPVTSRVVENLSPLNTSFYCYSMNTEEARLLTYQTWPLTFMSPSDLAKAGFYYIGPGDMVACFACGGKLNNWEPKDDAMSEHQRHFPNCPFLGNQIQETSRFNISNLSMQSHAARMKTFVTWPPQIPVHPEQLASAGFYYMGCDDDVKCFCCDGGLRCWESGDDPWVEHAKWFPRCEYLIRMKGQQFINQIQASYPHLLEQLLSTSDTPVDESVELPIIHFGPGENHSEDAVMMNTSVVKAALEMGFNRRLIKQTVQSKILTTGENYKIVSDLVSDLLKAEDETREEEKEQQAEEIESVEKNIKYIPAVDVSDLSIEEQLRRLQEERTCKVCMDKEVSVVFIPCGHLVVCKECSASLRKCPICRSTIKGTVRTFLS, encoded by the exons ATGCACAAAACTACCTCCCCAGACAAAGACTTGTCCC TTTGCCCCTTGAATCTCATGAACGTAATAGAAGATAGCAACCTATATGAACTGAAATATGACTTTTCTTGTGAACTCTACAGAATATCTACATACTCTAATTTCCCAGCCAACGTCCCAGTCTCAGAAAGAAGTCTTGCTCGGGCTGGATTTTATTACACTGGTGTGAATGacaaagttaaatgtttctgttgtGGCTTAATGCTGGATAACTGGAAACAGGGAGACAGTGCTATAGACAAACATAAACAGCTATATCCTAGCTGTGACTTCATTCAGAATTTGAATGCAGTTAACAATCTAGGATCTCCTCAgtctatattttcttcttcaggaatGAATCGTATCACAGGCTCCTTGTCTCTCAGTTTGGAACAGAGTGGATATTTCAGTGGTTCTTATTCCAGTTTTCCACCAGAGCCAGTGACTTCCAGGGTAGTTGAGAACTTGTCCCCTTTGAACACCAGCTTCTACTGTTATTCAATGAATACTGAAGAAGCTAGACTTCTTACTTACCAGACATGGCCACTGACATTTATGTCACCATCAGATCTGGCAAAAGCTGGTTTTTACTACATAGGACCTGGAGACATGGTAGCTTGCTTTGCCTGTGGTGGGAAACTAAATAATTGGGAACCAAAAGATGATGCCATGTCAGAACATCAGAGACATTTTCCTAACTGCCCTTTCCTGGGAAATCAAATCCAAGAAACATCAAGGTTCAATATTTCTAATCTGAGCATGCAAAGCCATGCAGCCCGAATGAAAACCTTTGTGACCTGGCCACCTCAAATTCCAGTACATCCAGAGCAGCTTGCAAGTGCTGGCTTTTATTATATGG GTTGTGATGATGATGTCAAATGTTTTTGCTGTGATGGTGGACTGAGGTGTTGGGAATCAGGAGATGATCCTTGGGTGGAGCATGCCAAATGGTTTCCAAG GTGTGAGTACTTGATCAGAATGAAAGGACAACAATTCATCAATCAAATTCAAGCTAGTTATCCTCATCTTCTTGAACAG CTGCTATCTACCTCAGATACTCCAGTGGATGAAAGTGTGGAGCTACCAA TTATTCATTTTGGACCAGGAGAAAACCATTCAGAAGATGCAGTCATGATGAATACATCTGTGGTCAAAGCGGCTTTGGAAATGGGCTTTAATAGAAGGCTAATAAAACAGACAGTTCAGAGTAAAATCTTAACAACTGGAGAAAATTACAAAATAGTCAGTGATCTTGTATCAGATTTACTTAAGGCAGAAGATGAaacaagggaagaagagaaggaacaaCAAGCTGAGGAAATAGAATCAG tGGAAAAGAACATAAAGTATATTCCAGCAGTAGATGTTTCAG actTGTCAATAGAAGAACAGTTGAGGCGACTGCAAGAAGAAAGAACATGTAAAGTTTGCATGGACAAAGAAGTATCAGTTGTCTTTATTCCTTGTGGACATCTGGTAGTTTGCAAAGAATGCTCAGCTTCCCTAAGAAAATGCCCTATTTGTAGAAGTACAATCAAGGGCACAGTTCGTACATTTCTTTcataa